Proteins encoded by one window of Blautia argi:
- a CDS encoding NAD-dependent protein deacylase produces the protein MEAMEKLKQIIAQTENLVFFGGAGVSTESGIPDFRSVDGLYHQQWDYPPETILSHTFFMQKTEEFYRFYRAKMLCDTAKPNAAHQYLAELEKQGKLKAVITQNIDNLHQMAGSRRVLELHGSVYRNYCTKCGAFHDFSYMKHSSGIPRCEKCGGVLKPDVVLYEEALNQQTLSESVRAISEAEVLIIGGTSLSVYPAASLVDYFRGKYLVVINKDKTPRDSMADLVINAPIGEVCSYLADNNRTEGEAES, from the coding sequence ATGGAAGCAATGGAAAAATTAAAACAAATCATTGCCCAAACAGAAAATCTTGTGTTTTTCGGTGGGGCGGGAGTGTCTACAGAAAGTGGGATTCCTGATTTTAGAAGCGTAGACGGTCTGTACCATCAGCAGTGGGACTATCCGCCGGAAACGATTTTAAGTCACACCTTTTTTATGCAGAAGACAGAAGAGTTTTATCGTTTTTACAGGGCGAAGATGTTATGTGATACTGCAAAGCCAAATGCTGCCCATCAGTATCTGGCAGAATTGGAAAAGCAGGGGAAATTAAAGGCAGTGATAACCCAAAATATTGACAATCTGCATCAGATGGCAGGAAGCCGGCGGGTATTGGAACTGCATGGAAGCGTTTACCGGAATTACTGCACAAAGTGCGGTGCGTTTCATGATTTTTCCTATATGAAGCACAGCAGCGGTATACCAAGATGTGAAAAGTGCGGCGGCGTTTTGAAACCGGACGTGGTTTTATATGAGGAAGCGCTGAACCAGCAGACTTTGTCAGAGTCTGTCCGGGCTATTTCAGAGGCAGAGGTGCTTATAATAGGAGGGACGTCTTTGTCTGTATATCCGGCAGCCTCTCTGGTAGATTATTTCAGAGGAAAATATCTGGTGGTGATTAATAAGGACAAAACGCCCAGGGACTCTATGGCAGATTTGGTTATCAACGCTCCCATAGGAGAGGTTTGCAGCTATCTTGCAGATAATAACAGGACAGAAGGAGAAGCAGAATCTTGA
- a CDS encoding DUF951 domain-containing protein produces the protein MNDRKFDYEVGDIVTLKKQHPCGSKEWEILRVGADFRLKCMGCGHQVMLARRLVEKNTRDLKKNA, from the coding sequence TTGAATGACAGAAAATTTGATTATGAAGTAGGCGATATTGTGACATTGAAAAAGCAGCACCCTTGCGGCAGCAAGGAGTGGGAAATTCTCCGAGTAGGGGCAGATTTTCGCTTGAAATGTATGGGCTGCGGACATCAGGTCATGCTTGCCAGAAGACTGGTAGAAAAAAACACCAGAGATTTGAAAAAAAATGCTTGA
- the rpsF gene encoding 30S ribosomal protein S6: MNKYELALVVNAKIEDDARAAVVEKAKGYIARYNGNVTEVEEWGKKRLAYEIQKMREGYYYFIQFEADAACPAEVERHIRIMDNVLRYLVVKKEA; encoded by the coding sequence ATGAACAAATACGAATTAGCATTAGTCGTAAATGCAAAGATTGAAGATGACGCTCGTGCAGCAGTAGTGGAAAAAGCAAAAGGCTACATTGCTCGTTACAACGGAAACGTAACAGAAGTTGAAGAATGGGGCAAGAAAAGATTAGCTTACGAAATCCAGAAAATGCGCGAAGGATACTACTACTTCATTCAGTTCGAAGCTGATGCAGCATGCCCTGCAGAAGTAGAACGTCATATCCGCATTATGGACAACGTATTAAGATATTTAGTTGTGAAAAAAGAGGCTTAA
- a CDS encoding single-stranded DNA-binding protein encodes MNKVILMGRLTRDPEVRYSAGENSMAIARYTLAVDRRFKRDGEATADFIGCVAFGRQAEFAERYFRQGIRIVVTGRIQTGSYTNRDGNKVYTTDVVVEEQEFAESKSVSDSHVGHASMGAPAQSAPSPSVASADGFMNIPDGIDEELPFS; translated from the coding sequence ATGAATAAAGTAATTTTAATGGGTCGTTTAACAAGAGATCCTGAGGTAAGATATTCCGCAGGGGAAAATTCAATGGCGATTGCCAGATATACACTGGCTGTTGACCGTCGTTTCAAAAGGGACGGAGAAGCGACCGCTGATTTTATCGGCTGTGTGGCTTTCGGAAGACAGGCAGAATTTGCAGAGAGATATTTCCGTCAGGGAATCCGTATTGTAGTAACCGGACGTATCCAGACCGGAAGCTACACAAACAGAGATGGCAACAAGGTATACACTACAGACGTGGTGGTGGAAGAGCAGGAATTTGCGGAGAGCAAGTCCGTAAGCGACAGCCATGTAGGACATGCTTCTATGGGAGCGCCTGCACAGTCAGCGCCTTCTCCAAGCGTTGCATCAGCAGACGGATTTATGAATATTCCGGACGGAATTGATGAGGAGCTGCCATTTAGCTAA
- the rpsR gene encoding 30S ribosomal protein S18: MAYEKGNRPDSPMKRRGGRRRKKVCVFCGQENNEISYKDANKLKRYVSERGKILPRRITGNCAKHQRALTVEIKRARHLAIMPYVQD; the protein is encoded by the coding sequence ATGGCTTACGAAAAAGGTAATAGACCGGATTCTCCAATGAAGAGAAGAGGCGGACGCAGAAGAAAAAAAGTTTGCGTGTTCTGCGGACAGGAAAATAACGAAATCAGCTATAAGGACGCAAATAAGCTGAAAAGATATGTATCTGAAAGAGGTAAAATTCTTCCTAGAAGAATCACAGGAAACTGTGCAAAACATCAGAGAGCTTTAACAGTAGAAATCAAGAGAGCAAGACATCTGGCAATTATGCCATACGTTCAGGACTAA
- a CDS encoding DHH family phosphoesterase, with translation MNGKLRIKGQLKFYMQWPFILTIVLLVMDILVFTVNVKAGALVTGFLAVYILIAVFMYFHSRAVIMNELISFATQYGQVQKSLLNEFIVPYALLDCRGKILWLNEEFAKLTGKNKRYRKSITTLFPEISQERLPRGEDAEIMFHFEERDYKAVMRPISMKKLLEESGLLEIEEGNDLIACYLFDETELNQYIRQKEDEKLVTGLLYLDNYDEALNSVEEVRRSLLVALIERKLNKYFSDVDALIKKLEKDKFILVMRQRSLEELKKKRFNILEEVKTVNIGNDMAVTISIGIGINAPTYAQNYEYSRIAIDLALGRGGDQVVIKDKDQMTYFGGKSQQMGKNTRVKARVKAHALREFMVSKDKVVVMGHKISDVDSIGAGIGIYRAAKSLNKRAHIVVNHPTMSVRPIIENFLRNPDYDEHMFIDNDEAKEIVDNNTVVVVVDTNKPSYTECEELLHKTKTIVVLDHHRQGSEVIQNAVLSYIEPYASSACEMVAEILQYFSDDIRIYNIEADALYSGIIIDTNNFTAKTGVRTFEAAAFLRRCGADVTRVRKMFRDDVKSYRAKAEAIRHVETYKNCFAIAVCPSEGIDSPTVVASQAANELLNVDSIKASFVLTDYQEKIFISARAIDEVNVQLIMEKMGGGGHINMAGAQLPGATVEEAIRKLKATLDQMIKEGDIEV, from the coding sequence ATGAATGGAAAATTAAGAATTAAAGGTCAACTGAAATTTTATATGCAGTGGCCCTTCATTCTGACTATAGTGCTGCTGGTTATGGATATACTGGTATTTACCGTAAATGTAAAGGCGGGAGCTCTGGTAACAGGATTTCTTGCAGTGTATATTCTGATTGCGGTTTTTATGTATTTCCACAGCAGGGCCGTTATTATGAACGAGCTGATTTCCTTTGCCACCCAGTACGGACAGGTGCAGAAAAGCTTATTAAATGAGTTTATTGTGCCTTATGCCCTGTTAGACTGCAGAGGAAAAATCTTATGGCTGAATGAAGAATTTGCAAAACTGACAGGAAAGAATAAGCGGTATAGAAAAAGTATTACTACCCTGTTTCCTGAAATCAGTCAGGAAAGACTTCCCAGAGGGGAAGACGCAGAGATTATGTTTCATTTTGAGGAAAGAGATTATAAGGCAGTGATGCGCCCGATTTCCATGAAAAAGCTGCTGGAGGAATCAGGGCTTTTGGAAATCGAGGAAGGAAATGATTTGATTGCCTGTTATCTCTTTGATGAAACAGAGTTGAATCAGTATATTCGTCAGAAGGAAGATGAAAAGCTGGTAACAGGACTTCTGTACCTGGATAATTATGACGAGGCGTTAAACAGTGTAGAGGAGGTCAGAAGATCCCTTCTGGTAGCACTTATTGAGAGGAAGCTGAACAAGTATTTCAGTGATGTGGATGCATTGATAAAAAAGTTGGAAAAGGACAAGTTCATTCTTGTTATGCGTCAGCGTTCTCTGGAGGAATTAAAGAAAAAACGCTTTAATATCCTGGAAGAGGTAAAAACTGTCAATATTGGAAATGATATGGCAGTGACTATCAGTATTGGGATTGGTATCAATGCGCCAACCTATGCACAGAATTATGAATACTCCAGGATTGCCATTGATTTGGCTCTGGGGCGAGGCGGCGACCAGGTGGTTATCAAGGATAAGGATCAGATGACTTATTTCGGTGGCAAATCTCAGCAAATGGGCAAAAATACCCGTGTAAAGGCAAGAGTAAAGGCACATGCCCTGCGAGAATTTATGGTGAGCAAGGATAAGGTTGTAGTTATGGGACATAAAATTTCTGATGTGGACTCCATTGGAGCCGGAATCGGAATTTACCGGGCAGCGAAGTCCCTGAATAAAAGGGCACATATTGTTGTAAACCATCCCACCATGTCTGTGCGCCCAATTATAGAGAATTTCCTGAGAAATCCGGATTATGATGAGCATATGTTCATCGATAATGATGAGGCAAAGGAAATTGTGGATAATAACACAGTTGTTGTGGTTGTGGATACCAATAAACCAAGCTATACAGAGTGTGAGGAGCTGCTTCATAAGACAAAGACCATTGTTGTACTCGACCATCACCGCCAGGGCAGCGAGGTGATTCAGAATGCAGTGCTGTCTTATATTGAGCCTTATGCATCTTCTGCCTGCGAAATGGTAGCAGAGATTCTGCAGTATTTTTCAGATGATATCAGAATCTACAACATTGAGGCAGATGCGCTGTATTCCGGTATTATTATTGATACCAACAATTTTACTGCCAAAACAGGTGTGCGTACCTTTGAAGCAGCCGCATTTTTGCGTAGATGCGGCGCAGATGTAACCAGAGTGCGCAAAATGTTCAGAGATGATGTAAAATCCTACAGAGCAAAGGCGGAAGCGATTCGCCATGTAGAAACTTATAAAAACTGCTTTGCCATTGCCGTATGCCCAAGTGAAGGCATTGACAGCCCTACAGTAGTGGCTTCTCAGGCAGCTAATGAGCTTTTAAATGTGGACAGCATAAAAGCCAGCTTTGTACTCACCGATTATCAGGAAAAAATCTTTATCAGTGCAAGAGCTATTGATGAAGTCAATGTACAGCTTATTATGGAAAAAATGGGCGGAGGCGGTCATATTAATATGGCAGGAGCCCAGCTTCCGGGTGCAACCGTAGAAGAGGCAATCCGGAAGTTAAAGGCAACACTTGACCAGATGATAAAAGAAGGAGATATAGAGGTATGA
- the rplI gene encoding 50S ribosomal protein L9 — MKVILIEDVKSLGKKGQMVNVSNGYARNMLFPKKLGVEATPKNINDLKLQKAHEDKVAKENLEAAKKFKEELETKQVTVSIKVGENGRTFGSVSTKEISEAAKAQLGYEIDKKKMQLANPIRELGTTMVPVKLHPQVTAELKVVVKEA, encoded by the coding sequence ATGAAAGTAATACTGATAGAAGACGTAAAATCTTTAGGCAAAAAAGGACAGATGGTAAACGTAAGCAACGGATATGCAAGAAACATGCTGTTTCCGAAGAAATTAGGCGTGGAAGCAACACCGAAAAATATCAATGATCTGAAACTTCAGAAGGCCCATGAGGATAAGGTAGCAAAGGAAAACCTGGAGGCTGCGAAGAAGTTCAAAGAAGAACTGGAAACCAAGCAGGTGACAGTCAGCATTAAAGTGGGGGAGAATGGCAGAACCTTTGGCTCTGTATCCACAAAGGAAATTTCAGAAGCAGCAAAGGCACAGCTTGGTTATGAGATTGATAAGAAAAAAATGCAGCTTGCAAACCCGATCAGAGAGTTGGGAACAACCATGGTTCCCGTGAAATTGCACCCACAGGTAACGGCGGAATTAAAAGTTGTGGTAAAAGAAGCGTAA
- the dnaB gene encoding replicative DNA helicase: MEEALIKRILPHSMEAEQSVIGSMIMSRDAIVEASELITGADFYQQQYGIVFEAMVELHDEGKAVDLVTLQERLKEKDLPPEISSMEFVRDLLAAVPTSANVKYYAEIVAEKSMLRKLIKTTEEISNACYLGKEKTQDILEVTEKKIFDLVQNRGSEEFVPIRQVVLNAIEKIEKASRTQGSVTGIPTGFIDLDYKMSGFQPSDLILVAARPSMGKTAFVLNIAQYMAFHSNVTTAIFSLEMSKEQLVNRLLALESKVDSQNIRTGNLEDEEWAKLIEGANIIGKSNLIIDDKPGISISELRSKCRKYKMEHNLGVIFIDYLQLMTGSGRSESRQQEISEISRSLKALARELNVPVVALSQLSRAVEQRPDHRPMLSDLRESGAIEQDADVVMFIYRDDYYNKDSENKNIAEIIIAKQRNGPIGTVNLVWLPNYTKFVNMKK; this comes from the coding sequence ATGGAAGAAGCACTGATTAAGAGAATCCTGCCTCACAGTATGGAGGCAGAGCAGTCAGTCATTGGCTCTATGATTATGAGCAGGGACGCCATTGTGGAGGCGTCTGAGCTGATTACCGGGGCAGATTTCTACCAGCAGCAGTATGGGATTGTGTTTGAAGCCATGGTAGAGCTTCACGATGAAGGAAAGGCTGTAGACCTTGTAACTTTGCAGGAGCGGCTGAAGGAAAAGGATTTGCCGCCGGAAATCTCCAGCATGGAATTTGTCCGGGATCTTCTGGCAGCAGTTCCTACCTCAGCCAATGTAAAATACTATGCCGAAATCGTAGCAGAAAAATCCATGCTGCGGAAGTTGATTAAGACCACAGAGGAAATCAGCAATGCCTGTTATCTGGGCAAGGAGAAAACCCAGGATATTCTGGAAGTAACGGAAAAGAAAATCTTTGATTTGGTGCAGAACCGGGGCAGTGAGGAATTTGTTCCCATTCGTCAGGTGGTGCTAAATGCCATTGAAAAGATTGAGAAAGCCTCCAGAACCCAGGGAAGCGTAACCGGCATTCCCACAGGCTTTATTGACCTGGATTATAAGATGTCCGGCTTTCAGCCCTCGGATTTGATTCTGGTTGCTGCCAGACCCTCTATGGGAAAAACGGCGTTTGTACTGAATATTGCTCAGTATATGGCTTTTCACAGCAATGTAACCACAGCGATTTTCAGCCTGGAAATGTCAAAGGAGCAGCTTGTCAACCGTCTTCTGGCTCTGGAATCCAAGGTGGATTCCCAGAATATTCGAACCGGTAATCTGGAAGACGAGGAGTGGGCAAAGCTTATTGAAGGCGCCAACATTATCGGAAAGTCCAATCTGATTATTGACGATAAGCCGGGTATTTCTATTTCTGAGTTGCGTTCCAAATGCAGAAAGTACAAGATGGAGCATAATCTGGGTGTGATTTTTATTGACTACCTGCAGCTTATGACAGGAAGTGGAAGAAGTGAGTCCAGACAGCAGGAGATTTCGGAGATTTCCCGTTCTCTGAAGGCATTGGCAAGAGAACTGAATGTGCCTGTGGTGGCGCTTTCCCAGTTGAGCCGTGCCGTAGAACAACGCCCGGATCACAGACCCATGCTTTCAGACCTTCGAGAGTCCGGAGCCATTGAGCAGGACGCCGATGTGGTTATGTTTATTTATCGTGATGATTATTACAACAAGGATTCCGAGAATAAAAATATTGCGGAAATCATTATAGCAAAACAGAGAAACGGTCCTATTGGTACGGTAAATCTGGTTTGGCTGCCAAATTATACAAAGTTTGTAAATATGAAAAAGTAG
- the thiC gene encoding phosphomethylpyrimidine synthase ThiC, whose translation MTYTTQMHAARQGIITPEMEIAAKKEGIPAEELRHYIAEGKAVIPANKQHQCLNPNAIGSMLKTKINVNLGTSRDWKDIDMELHKVRQAVDMGAESIMDLSSYGDTRAFRQKLTQECPAIIGTVPIYDAVVYYHKPLKDITSEEWLDIVEMHAKDGVDFMTIHVGINKNTARRFKENRRLTNIVSRGGSIIFAWQEMTGQENPFYKHYDRILDICRKYDVTLSLGDACRPGCLADAGDISQIEELVTLGELTRRAWEKDVQVIIEGPGHMPLNQIEANMKIQQTVCQGAPFYVLGPLVTDIAPGYDHITAAIGGAIAASCGASFLCYVTPAEHLRLPDEKDVKEGIIASKIAAHAADIAKGVKGASDWDSAMSTARKNLDWEEMFRLCIDPEKARQYREEAKPEKEDTCSMCGNFCAVKNMNRILDGEIVNIYDE comes from the coding sequence ATGACTTATACCACACAAATGCATGCCGCAAGGCAGGGAATCATTACCCCGGAAATGGAAATCGCCGCAAAAAAAGAAGGAATACCGGCAGAAGAGCTACGCCACTATATCGCAGAGGGAAAAGCCGTCATTCCGGCAAATAAACAGCACCAATGCCTGAATCCCAATGCCATTGGTTCTATGTTGAAAACCAAAATCAATGTCAATCTGGGCACTTCACGGGACTGGAAAGATATAGATATGGAGCTTCATAAAGTTCGGCAGGCTGTAGATATGGGAGCAGAATCGATTATGGATTTAAGTTCCTACGGAGATACCAGAGCTTTTCGCCAAAAACTCACACAGGAATGTCCGGCCATCATCGGAACGGTTCCTATCTATGACGCAGTAGTCTATTATCATAAGCCTTTAAAAGATATTACTTCCGAAGAATGGCTGGATATTGTGGAAATGCATGCAAAGGACGGCGTGGATTTTATGACAATCCATGTGGGCATCAACAAAAATACTGCCCGCCGTTTTAAAGAAAACAGGCGGCTCACCAACATTGTTTCCAGAGGGGGCTCTATTATTTTTGCCTGGCAGGAAATGACCGGACAGGAAAATCCTTTCTATAAGCATTATGACCGGATTCTGGACATCTGCCGAAAATACGATGTCACCTTAAGCCTTGGAGATGCCTGCCGTCCAGGCTGCCTTGCCGATGCAGGAGATATTTCTCAAATTGAAGAGCTGGTAACTCTTGGAGAACTTACCAGACGGGCATGGGAAAAAGATGTACAGGTGATTATTGAAGGACCCGGCCACATGCCTCTGAATCAGATTGAAGCCAATATGAAAATCCAGCAGACCGTGTGCCAGGGCGCACCGTTTTATGTGCTGGGACCTCTTGTAACGGACATTGCCCCCGGATACGACCATATTACAGCAGCCATTGGAGGAGCCATTGCCGCTTCCTGCGGTGCTTCCTTTCTCTGTTATGTCACACCAGCCGAGCATCTGCGTCTGCCGGACGAAAAAGACGTAAAGGAGGGTATCATTGCTTCTAAAATTGCTGCACACGCCGCGGATATCGCCAAAGGGGTAAAAGGCGCCTCTGACTGGGATTCTGCCATGAGCACTGCCCGGAAAAATCTGGACTGGGAAGAAATGTTCCGGCTGTGTATTGATCCGGAAAAAGCCAGACAATACCGGGAGGAGGCAAAGCCGGAAAAAGAAGACACCTGCAGTATGTGTGGAAACTTCTGCGCTGTAAAAAACATGAACCGGATACTGGATGGAGAAATTGTAAATATCTATGATGAGTAA
- a CDS encoding helix-turn-helix domain-containing protein has translation MQKTIYSVSEAVRFLDIQSHVLRYWEEELRLPIGRNEMGHRYYTRWDIQIFMSIRELKKKGYALKEIGELTTLFYKNQVDEKQPEHRESAKKKKERKKSTPPGIQGIYGDYQQTGCEQNPGEKFRRREV, from the coding sequence ATGCAGAAAACCATTTATTCGGTTTCGGAGGCAGTACGCTTTCTGGACATACAGTCCCATGTGCTTCGGTACTGGGAAGAGGAGCTGCGTCTTCCGATTGGAAGAAACGAAATGGGACACAGATACTACACCCGATGGGATATTCAGATTTTCATGAGTATTAGAGAACTAAAGAAAAAAGGGTATGCATTAAAGGAAATCGGAGAGCTGACAACCCTTTTTTATAAAAATCAGGTGGACGAAAAACAGCCTGAGCATAGAGAGTCTGCAAAAAAGAAAAAAGAGAGGAAAAAATCCACGCCCCCCGGTATCCAGGGAATTTATGGAGATTATCAGCAAACTGGTTGCGAACAGAATCCAGGAGAAAAATTCAGAAGAAGAGAGGTATAA
- a CDS encoding DUF362 domain-containing protein yields the protein MAYVITDECVSCGTCAGECPVEAISEGDDKYVIDADTCVDCGTCAGVCPTEAIVEG from the coding sequence ATGGCATACGTTATTACAGATGAATGTGTAAGCTGCGGAACATGCGCTGGTGAATGTCCGGTAGAAGCTATTTCCGAAGGCGATGACAAATACGTTATCGACGCTGATACATGCGTTGACTGCGGAACATGCGCTGGTGTTTGTCCTACAGAAGCTATCGTAGAAGGCTAA
- a CDS encoding DUF1858 domain-containing protein, translating into MKVTADMTIGELIRLDENIVPILMRAGMHCIGCPSAQGESLAEAAMVHGIDGNMLIAQINDFLENK; encoded by the coding sequence ATGAAGGTAACAGCAGATATGACAATCGGCGAACTGATTCGTTTAGATGAAAATATTGTACCAATTCTAATGAGAGCAGGTATGCACTGCATCGGCTGTCCGTCCGCACAGGGAGAATCTCTGGCAGAAGCAGCTATGGTTCACGGAATTGACGGAAACATGCTGATCGCACAGATTAATGATTTCCTGGAAAACAAATAA